One stretch of Euphorbia lathyris chromosome 7, ddEupLath1.1, whole genome shotgun sequence DNA includes these proteins:
- the LOC136200748 gene encoding protein TIC 22, chloroplastic, with protein sequence MEPPKPSNPLLFLSTFIHQHWSRLGTELATRLGDSTRALASNLQRGPTTRRLPPGPLFASVLQPKHAAAATTLSSDHVAKTLTGTAVYTVSNSNNEFVLISDPDGTKSISLLCFRQEDAETFLSQVRLRRRELRSEAKVVPITLDQVYMLKVEGIAFRFLPDPVQIRNALEMKKAADIKGGFDGVPVFQSDLLVVKKKNKRYCPIYFQKEDIEKELSKVSRASRGAGLTPHIMVGSLEDVLRKMETSERNSGWGDLIFIPPGKSHSQHIQEMTK encoded by the exons ATGGAACCCCCTAAACCCTCGAACCCTCTACTCTTTCTCTCCACATTCATCCACCAGCACTGGTCCAGGCTGGGCACCGAGCTCGCCACTCGACTCGGCGATTCCACACGAGCCCTAGCCTCTAACCTCCAACGGGGGCCCACGACAAGGAGACTTCCTCCGGGGCCGCTTTTCGCCTCTGTATTGCAGCCGAAACACGCTGCAGCTGCCACCACTCTTAGCTCAGACCACGTCGCGAAAACCCTTACTGGTACTGCCGTCTACACAGTGAGCAATTCGAACAATGAATTCGTACTTATCTCCGATCCTGATGGGACCAAGTCAATTAGCTTGCTCTGCTTTCGCCAAGAGGATGCTGAAACCTTTCTCTCTCAG GTTCGGTTGCGGAGAAGAGAATTGCGAAGCGAGGCGAAGGTTGTACCTATTACGCTTGATCAG GTGTACATGTTGAAGGTTGAGGGAATTGCATTTCGGTTTTTGCCTGACCCGGTTCAAATAAGGAATGCATTAGAG ATGAAAAAAGCTGCTGATATCAAGGGTGGGTTTGATGGAGTTCCAGTTTTTCAG TCGGACCTTCTAGTtgtgaagaagaaaaacaagcgCTATTGCCCAATATATTTTCAGAAG GAAGATATAGAAAAAGAACTGTCAAAAGTTTCAAGAGCATCGAGGGGGGCAGGACTTACGCCGCATATTATG GTAGGAAGCTTAGAGGACGTTCTGAGAAAAATGGAG ACCAGTGAGAGGAACTCAGGCTGGGGAGATCTGATTTTCATTCCACCTGGTAAAAGCCATTCTCAGCACATTCAAGAGATGACTAAGTAA